One Cololabis saira isolate AMF1-May2022 chromosome 18, fColSai1.1, whole genome shotgun sequence genomic region harbors:
- the gja1b gene encoding gap junction alpha-1 protein produces the protein MGDWSALGRLLDKVQAYSTAGGKVWLSVLFIFRILVLGTAVESAWGDEQSAFKCNTQQPGCENVCYDKSFPISHVRFWVLQIIFVSTPTLLYLAHVFYLHRKEQKLNRKEEELKLVQNDGGDVDIPLKKIELKRMKYGIEETGKVKMKGGLLRTYIVSIFFKSLFEVGFLVIQWYMYGFSLAAVYTCERAPCPHRVDCFLSRPTEKTVFIIFMLVVSLVSLLLNVIELFYVFFKRIKDRVKGKQQPVSYPGAGGTLSPTPKDLSVAKYAYYNGCSSPTAPLSPLSPPGYKLATGERGGTGTGTGSCRNYNKQATEQNWANYSAEQNRLGQNGGGGGSTISNSHAQAFDFPDHDGHHDHKKLSSSTGHELQPLALMDARPCSRASSRMSSRARPDDLDV, from the exons ATGGGTGACTGGAGCGCGCTGGGCCGCCTGCTGGACAAGGTCCAGGCCTACTCCACGGCCGGCGGGAAGGTGTGGCTGTCGGTTCTGTTCATCTTCCGGATCCTGGTGCTGGGCACGGCCGTGGAGTCGGCCTGGGGCGACGAGCAGTCGGCCTTCAAGTGCAACACGCAGCAGCCCGGCTGCGAGAACGTGTGCTACGACAAGTCCTTCCCCATCTCCCACGTGCGCTTCTGGGTGCTGCAGATCATCTTCGTGTCCACGCCCACGCTGCTCTACCTGGCCCACGTCTTCTACCTGCACCGCAAGGAGCAGAAGCTCAACCGCAAGGAGGAGGAGCTGAAGCTGGTGCAGAACGACGGCGGCGACGTGGACATCCCGCTGAAGAAGATCGAGCTGAAGAGGATGAAGTACGGCATCGAGGAGACCGGAAAG GTGAAGATGAAGGGCGGTCTGCTGCGCACCTACATCGTCAGCATCTTCTTCAAGTCCCTGTTCGAGGTGGGCTTCCTGGTGATCCAGTGGTACATGTACGGCTTCAGCCTGGCGGCCGTCTACACCTGCGAGCGCGCGCCCTGCCCGCACCGCGTGGACTGCTTCCTGTCGCGGCCCACCGAGAAAACcgtcttcatcatcttcatgctGGTGGTGTCGCTGGTGTCGCTGCTGCTCAACGTCATCGAGCTGTTCTACGTCTTCTTCAAGCGCATCAAGGACCGCGTGAAGGGCAAGCAGCAGCCGGTTAGCTACCCCGGCGCCGGCGGCACGCTCAGCCCCACGCCCAAGGACCTGTCCGTCGCCAAGTACGCCTACTACAACGGCTGCTCGTCGCCCACCGCGCCGCTCTCGCCGCTGTCGCCGCCCGGCTACAAGCTAGCCACGGGCGAGCGCGGCGGCACCGGCACCGGCACCGGCTCCTGCCGGAACTATAACAAGCAGGCCACGGAGCAGAACTGGGCCAACTACTCGGCCGAGCAGAACCGGCTGGGCCAgaacggcggcggcggcggcagcaCCATCTCCAACTCCCACGCGCAGGCCTTTGACTTTCCCGACCACGACGGCCACCACGACCACAAGAAGCTGTCGTCGTCCACCGGCCACGAACTGCAGCCGCTGGCGCTGATGGACGCGCGGCCGTGCAGCCGCGCTAGCAGCCGCATGAGCAGCCGCGCGCGGCCGGACGACCTGGACGTGTGA